A single Phragmites australis chromosome 4, lpPhrAust1.1, whole genome shotgun sequence DNA region contains:
- the LOC133915190 gene encoding eukaryotic translation initiation factor 3 subunit E-like: MGEHDLTALMAAQMDRHLVFPLLEFLQERQLYADEEILEAKIRLLNGTNMVDYAMDIHKSLHGTEDVPADMVSRRAEVVARLRSLEEAAAPLVSFLQNPQLVQELRPDKQYNIHMLQERFQIGPDQIEALYQYAKFQFECGNYSGAADYLYQYRALCTNSDRSVSALWGKLAAEILMQNWDVALEELNRLKEIIDTKNFSSPLNQLQNRIWLMHWSLFIFFNHENGRNGIIDLFFQDRYLNAIQTNAHHLLRYLATAVVVNKRRRNMLKELIKVIQQEQHCYKDPITEFLECLYVNYDFDGAQNKLMECEQVILNDPFLGKRIQEGNFITVPLRDEFLENARLFIFETYCRIHRCIDVGMLAEKLNMSYNEAELWIMNLVKSSKLDARIDSVSGTLIMTTNHVDVHEQIIESLKNLNARTFMLAKNIVEPAQQSAR, encoded by the exons ATGGGGGAGCACGACCTGACGGCGCTCATGGCGGCGCAGATGGACCGCCACCTGGTATTCCCGCTGCTGGAGTTCCTGCAGGAGCGGCAGCTCTACGCGGACGAGGAGATCCTGGAGGCCAAGATCCGCCTCCTCAACGGCACCAATATGGTCGATTACGCCATGGACATCCACAAGTCGCTCCACGGCACCGAGGACGTCCCCGCCGACATGGTCTCGCGCCGCGCCGAGGTCGTCGCCAGGCTCAGGTCGCTCGAAGAGGCCGCCGCTCCGCTCGTCTCCTTCCTCCAGAACCCGCAGCTCGTGCAGGAGCTCAGGCCCGACAAGCAGTACAACATCCACATGCTCCAGGAGCGCTTCCAG ATTGGTCCTGATCAGATCGAAGCTCTCTACCAGTATGCCAAATTTCAATTTGAGTGTGGGAACTACTCAGGGGCTGCTGACTACCTTTACCAGTATCGTGCTTTGTGCACAAACAGTGACAGGAGCGTGAGTGCCCTGTGGGGAAAGTTGGCGGCAGAGATTCTAATGCAGAACTGGGATGTTGCACTGGAAGAGCTCAACCGCTTGAAGGAAATAATTGATACAAAG AACTTCTCATCACCTCTAAACCAACTCCAGAATAGGATATGGCTGATGCATTGGAGTCTCTTTATCTTCTTTAACCATGAAAATGGTAGAAATGGGATAATCGATCTGTTCTTCCAGGACAG GTATTTGAATGCTATTCAGACAAATGCACATCATCTTCTGAGATACCTAGCTACTGCAGTTGTTGTGAATAAAAGGAGAAGGAATATGCTTAAAGAGTTGATTAAAGTCATTCAGCAGGAGCAGCATTGCTACAAGGATCCCATAACTGAATTCCTGGAATGCTTGTATGTGAACTACGATTTTGACGGTGCACAAAACAAACTTATGGAGTGTGAGCAG GTTATATTGAATGATCCTTTTCTGGGAAAGCGCATTCAAGAAGGAAATTTCATCACTGTTCCTTTGAGAGATGAGTTCCTTGAAAATGCTCGTCTGTTTATCTTCGAGACTTACTGCCGTATACATCGGTGCATTGATGTTGG CATGCTTGCAGAGAAGCTGAACATGAGCTATAATGAGGCGGAATTGTGGATAATGAACTTGGTTAAGAGTTCAAAATTGGATGCCAGGATTGATTCAGTGTCAGGAACTCTTATCATGACGACAAATCATGTTGACGT CCATGAGCAGATCATCGAAAGCCTGAAGAACCTTAATGCGCGGACTTTCATGCTAGCAAAGAACATCGTGGAGCCAGCTCAACAGTCAGCTCGGTGA